The genome window ATCTCCGTTGGCTGATACGGGAAGGTCATGGCCAACCGGAAGGGGGTGCTTTTACAACTGGCCGGAAAATGGACCACCGCATAAGGATTCTGAAGTGATACAAACTGGTAGAGGTCCTTCAGGTTGCTGCCTGCCGAATAGCCGTAAGATTCAAATCCGCCAAAACCATAAGCGGTCGCGTTAAAAGGAGTGTCGCAGGTGACCGTATGCGCCGAGGGGCCGCTCACCCCGATCTGGGCATAGGCATAAGCGGCATCTGTCGGATGCTGTATAAAACGGGTGGCATACGAAACGCCATCAATCCTGAATGAGTTGATAGCCCCGGGATTGTTTTTCACCACCGCATTAATAAAGTGCATATTCCGGGCAGAACTGATCAGCCGCATGGAAGCCACCGTCACCTTGTTCACTGTTTGCTCCACCGGGCTGAGATAGATCATTTCCGGATCACCATTGCTCGTTATCTCCGCACAATCCTGGGTAGTGAAATACTGGGCCACCAGGATCGGTTTATCAGATTCGATAACGTGGGGATTGGCATCGGAGAAGTCGAAATAAAAATTATTCGTAAAACTGCCGGCAGGAATAATGGCGCCGTCGCGTTTCACCACCGCCGAAGCATCGGGGCGGATGATGCGGTAATAATTCAACGGGCGGGTACTGCTGGGAACCGTCAGGTACTTTTTCCCCCAGGTGCTGTTCGGGTACATCTGCTGGAAGAGATTATCGGATGATCCCACGCCACCTGTTGGGCAACCGATCCCTATCCGGCCACTGCCACAGAACACCGCGATCTTTTTACAGCCAGTACCATTGTTCACCGACTTGATAACCGACCCCGTAAGGTCAGTGGCCGAAAGCACATTGAACACCTGTCCCTTTTGTAAAGTGCGGGTATACGTTTGTCCGGCCGTCATCGTGTGGGTATTGGCAGCCGGCGTTACTTCAATCTCCGTATTGTCTTCCGTGGCTACCACAAAAAACCAGGACCAGGCATTCGTGATATTGGCCTGGGCTTCCTGTTTGAAATTGACCGCATAATATTCCCTGCCAAGGGTAGCGACCGGCAGGCAGAGGGAAGCGCCGGAAACCGACGCGTAATAAATATGAGCGTACACCACCACCGGTTTCAGGGCGGTAATATGAATGCCTTTATTAAAAGTTCCCTCGGTATCGAGGAAGGCGCTGGAAGTAATGGTGATTTGCCGGAGCTGGTTGGCGAAAATCATATAGGTCTGCGAAATGCCTAAGCCGGGTAATTCAAGGGTGATTTCTGTGTCAACATCCGAAGTAACATAAACGTCCATGCCAGGTTGATTGGCACGGTTGGGATCATACATCTGCTGGTGGTTGCCATACCCCAGCCAGAACTCCTTGCCTTTGTTCGTAAAGTCTTGCGACCAGGATAAGGAGGCGACGCAGACCAGGCTCATAAGCAGAATAGATTTCCTCATTGCAGCCTCCTGTTTTTATCAGGAGTGGTTATCGCAATATAAGAAAATAACGGCAGGCAATAGTTGTTTCCAGCGGGTATTTTGAAGGCACAGGATCGCATTAAAAAAACCAACATACCATTTGAGGAACGATTATTTTTTAATATGATCAAGGGGGCTGGTTTTCGGGATCCACGATAACACCTGCTGCAATTGGCCGGTCGCTCAACCGGGTTCCCTGGCTAAAATGGACCGGGCATTTTTGCCCTCACAAAAAAGCAGGTCCAGGATCGAGCAGTGAGGAACAAAACCGGTGCGTTCTTCAAAAACCTGCCGGTAAGGAACCGGCCCGGGGAAATTTTGCATAATAGATTTTGGTAATAACTTATTCCGGAAATCAAGACATTCTGTCAGATCATATTCGGCCTGGTACGCTGTCGTTGTTCCCGTAAAAACCTCCATGCCTAATTTCCGGACCGACCAATCCCAACAGGCCAGGTTCCAGTCCACCAAAAAATTGACCGGCTTTTGAAAAAGGACAGCCAGCTCATCCCGGTAAAATTCGAACCAGGGTGAGCGGTTGTAACAGGACATAATTGTTTTCCAATGTTGGGATTGCCAGGGGTACCTGTTGGCGATCCGGACCTCCTTCATTAGCCTCCGTTGTCCCCGGCCTTCCTCCAGGGGGATGCTCAAAGTCACCGGCCCGCCGGCCCCCATAACCATGCATCTGTTCCGAAAACTCATTTTTTGATACCCTTCACATACATCAAATTCAACATTTAAAAATCTATTTACCGTTTTATACAAGGTAACAGGTGCAAAATATTGACTTTCAACAATCACTTTCATACAATAACACTTACTATACAGTCCGTTTAAGGTTGGCCGGAATTTCCGGGAAAATGAGCCTTTTAGGGTCGTTTTTGTTGGAATAAAAATTAAATATAGCTGGCCTTAAAATGTTTTAAACTAACTTAATAAACATAAAATTACAAGCTAAACAAATTAGCTACTGATTTTGAATGCTTTCGCCCATCCAGCGCTCAAAAATCTCTAAACTTTTTAGCAAAGATTTTCCTAAATGTACAACCCCGTTTTTGGCAGAAAAAATTTATCCCCTACTTTGTGTCCACAAAAAATAGACATGAATAAAAAGCTCTGGTGGGCCTTCTTCCCCATCCTGTTCGTCGCCTGCGCCAAGCCCACAGGGTTTGATTACCTGGGAATCAGGAACATAAAAGTGGTCAAATTCGACCTGAAGGAATCGACCATTTCGGCCGAGGTTGGATACTACAATCCGAACAAATATCCGGTCACCATGAAGCGGGCCGAGGTGGATGTATACGTGGATAACAACTTTTTTGGGCATAGTCTCCTGGACTCAACCATCCATATTCCGCGAAAAGACACCTTCTATTTACCGGTCCAGATGACTGTCAATATGTCAAATACAGCCATCGGACTTTTGCAAACCATGGGAGGTGGACGACAGGAAGTGACGATCAAATTGGAGGGAAAAGCCAGGATCGGGAGGGGCGGATTCTTTATCAACTACCCGATAAAATATGAGGGACCGCAGAAATTGGGGTTCTGAAAACACAAGCACGAGAGGTCAAAATTGACCTATTTTAAATAATAGAAAAAGAGCGGTTTGGGTAAAAAAGCCTCCCAAAAATTGCCTGGTCGTCCGGTATTATTATATATGTATATCGGTCACCGGCGGATATCGCTCGCCGGATTTTTGATGCAACCGGTCATTTTTCACCTACATCTTTTAAAAGCAGCATGGGTCATTTTACCAAAAATGATCCATTTTTTATGCCGGGAAAGGTTTCAAAAAAGGAGTGGTTCACGGTCATTTTTGACCTTTCCCAAAATTGATGGCTGCCCTCGCCGGCAGATTCGTTTCTTCACACCCCCAAAAAGTGGCGCGCTAAATTGCCCCGAACGAAGGTCATATTTGACCTTACCAGCTAACCATTCAGGCAGTCGATTCATGGTCATTTTTGACACATCCGACCAATCATTTTTATTCACTTAAAAGAGCGTTTTACATAATTCCGGATCTTCAAAAAGAGAGCGTCGGACGGTCTATTTTGACCTGCATTGAAAACAGGTCAGGAGCAATATTTTGCCCATACCAGGCTCCGGGAGGGAAGCCCAAAGGCGCTAAAAGCACCACCCGGGACGGGCAATTTTGACCTGTCTAAACTGGTTGCCGGACAGCCAGTTTGCGTTCCATTTTTACGTTTTCCGGGATCGCAACGGGCAATACAAGCAGGCAGGCCACGGTCATTTTTGACCATTCGGGGCCACTGAAAGGAAAGGCAAAAGAAGGTCAATTCTGACCTTGCCAAATCAGTTACCCGGGAGGCAAATAGAATTCTTTTTGTTCGTTTTCCGGAGTCCGGGGCGCTCAGAAACCGCCTGGACAGGAGGTCATTTTTGACCATCCTGACCTACCCAGGGCATAGCCAGACGACGGTCAATTTTGACTATGCGACCTCACTGGAATGCGGCCAATCGGCAGTCAATTTTGACCGCCCTGTTCCGGCTGGAATATAGCCGATAGCTGTCAACTTTGACCTCCATAAACCGGCTCAGAAGCCTCCATTTCCACGCAGAATTTCGTTTTTTAGCGCGCGCTGGTGCCTGAAAAAGCCGCTCTGACAAGGTCAATATTGACCTCCCCGACTTCGCTAAGGGCGCTCCTCGATAGCGTCTACTTTGACCAATTTTTAAAATCAGCAATCTTCCTCAAAACCTTGAAACCTCCCTGTTTTTTCGGCCAGAACAGCACCCAAATCGACGGTCTCAGGGAGTCAATTTTGCCCTGTCGAAGTCTCTGACACCGGTAGTTTTGAAGGTCTATTTTGACCAGCTTACTCACCTCCCGGGAGCCTCCTTTACTGCTCAAAAACCTCCTTTTTACCCTTCCTCTACGGCTGAAAAGGTCAGCCAAAGACGGTCAATATTGACTTCCCGGAAGCCGTCAGACAGCTCCTCAAACAACGTCTATTTTGTCCCGTTTTAAAAACCGGAAATCTGCCACGAAACCTTGGAACCTCCCTGTTTTTTCGGATTGAACAGCCCCCAAATCGACGGTCACAGGAAGTCAACTTTGCCCTGCCTAAACAGTCAAACCCGCCGCCCTTGCCAGGTCTATTTTGACCAGCCTATTCACCTCCCCGGAACCGCTTTACAGCAAGTGGTTATCCTAAATCCCTGGTAACTCTATATTAGTTCGCCAGTAAGAAGTAGGATAATCCAGAGATAATCCACATATACTCCAGAGATATTCCAGAGATATACCACCTTTAAAAGGTGTGGAATATCTCTGGAATATTAGAATAGTAATTATTTTTTATATCCTAAATAAATAGAAACTTAGGTACAGATTACTATAAAGTCTCCCTTGGAAAAGATGGCTACTTTGACCGGTCTGAGGTCTGCAAAAAGGAGGATTTAGCAGGTCTACTTTGACCAATTTTACAAACTGGAAATCTACCACACACGCTCCCATCCTCCTTGTTTTTCCTTCCTAAATGTCTCCAACAAAGCCTCCGAAAAAGGTCAATTTTGACAGTCTGCCGGCGGCCGCAACAAAACCTATCAGGTCTATTTCGACCAGAGCATAAGCGCTTCCCAGGCTTCCTGTCAACGTCTATTTTGACAGGCCAAAGCACCTAAAAGCAGCCCTCCTGAACCGCCTGAGATTTGCATAAAAGCATTCGTTCTTTCCCCTGGCCCTGAATATTTGATTCAAAACCGCCTGGAAAAACCGGCCTTAAAAGGGGCAATTTTGACCTCTCCAGCAGCGCCGGCAAGCAGCCCCGTTAAGGGCATATTTGACCCTCCCGGGAGACCCTTTCGAAAGGTCAATTTTGACCTCAAAAAACGCCTTAAAAACAGGGCTGTTTTATACGTCTATTTCGACCACCTCGTTCAGCCTTTCAGGCAGGTAACGACATGGTCAACTTTGACCGCTGAATAATTGATTAAGGGAAGGCAAAAAGAAGGACATTTAAGACTTACTAAAAGGGGGCATCCAGGGCATAAAAAAACGACCATTTTCGGGATGAAAATGGTCGTTTCGGGACGTTTATTTGCTTGTCTTATCGGCGCTGTTTTAGTGGTCACCGCCTCCCCCGTCTTCGGGTTTCTGGCAACACTTAGGCAGTTTTTTATACGCCTCTGTATCTGCGGTTACATCATCAGCATCATAACCGGCATTGGCAATGGCGGTCTTCACATTCTCTATATTGGTCCGGTCGGTAATAAAAGTCACCTTCGTAACCTTCTTCTTAAAGTCTACATTCACCTTTTGCACGCCATCTTCACGCTTCATGAAGTCTTCAATACGCTTTTTGCAGCTCTCGCACTGAACAGTGGGGGTCTTGATCGTGACTGTTTGAACAGCTTTCTTTACCTGTCCAAATCCTGTGGTCAGGATGCCGGTAATAGCTACAGCCAAAAGGAAAAGTTTCTTCATACAGACATAGTTTTCCCAAATATAACTAATTCCCGCTCCAGTTGCCAGGGTCCTCACGCCACTTTAACAAAACGGCTTGCTGATCGGCAGATACCAGTCCTTTTTCAATGGCCAGATCAATCAAAACGGGGTAATTCGTCAGGGAATGGTAGGTAACACCAGCTTTTTCAAAGGCGGCTGCAGCCACCGGAAAGCCATAGGTAAAAATAGATACCATACCGATCACATTCAATCCGGCTGCTTTCAGTACATCTACTACCTGGAGACTGCTTTTACCCGTAGAGATCAGGTCTTCAATCACCACTACAGGCTGACCGGGGGTATAAAACCCTTCAATCTGGTTGCCCATGCCATGTTCTTTGGGTTTAGGACGTACATATATATAAGGCAGCTTCAACTGATCGGCGGCCATCGCTCCCCAGGCAATGCCCGCAGTAGCTACCCCGGCCAGCAAACCTGCATCCGGGAACTTTTCAAAGACCACATTGCACATCTCCGATTTAATAAAATCACGGATATACGGAAAAGACAGCACCTTGCGGTTATCGCAATAAATCGGGCTTTTCCAACCCGAAGCCCATGTAAAAGGTTGCCCGGGATTTAATTTAATAGCATTAATTTGTAAAAGCTTTTCGGCTACCGCCTTTTCATTCTGGGACATAAAACGATTTTAGTCAGTCCGGCGAAATTGGCGGTTGAACCGGGAAAATGGAAAATTATTTATGCACATCAAGATCTACTTCAACGATAAACCTTTGTTCCTGACGGACGAAATCTCCGCCGATATTGAGCCTTACGCGCATCATGATGATGCAGTATTAATAGATGAATTCTCCACGCCAGGCGTTAATTCCATGATCCATGAAATGCGGCAGGAGAAAATACATGCCGGCATCTTCCTGCACCATAACCTCGCCGAACTGGAAAAGACCTTCCGCAGGAAATTTACCCTGGTACAGGCAGCAGGTGGTCTCGTATTGAACGACAAAGGGGAAATATTAATGATGCTGCGACGTGGTAAATGGGACCTTCCCAAAGGAAAACTGGACCCCGGAGAATCGCTGGAGCACTGCGCCGTACGGGAAGTACAGGAGGAAACAGGGCTTAAAAAAGTAACGTTGCAGAAGCCATTAGTCGTAACCTATCATACCTACGATGAGAGTGGCAAGCATATATTGAAAGAGTCGCACTGGTACGGCATGAAAGCACCCGGCAAACAGGAACTGGTACCCCAGTCGGAAGAGCAGATCACGCAAATAAAATGGGTAACTGCCGCCGAAGTGAAACAATACATCACCAACACCTTCCCTTCTATCATAGACGTATTAAAAGCAGGCGGCTTCCTGTAGATCATTTCTCCAGCCACTTCAGCAGATCATCAATCATCTCCTGCTTATGATTGACTACTTCCTCCTTGCCATTCACCAGCTTTACTTCATTAAAAAAATGGTCTGTAGGATATACCTTATACGTGAGGTTCTGCTTACCCAGCCGCAGGAATTCGAGCGGCACATAATCAAGTCCATAGATCGGTGAATTCTTATCATCACTGCCCACCGCCATAAAAACAGGGATCGTAAGTTGGGTTAACTGGTCCATGGGAACAGTGGTACAATAGCTGCCCCAGCGCAGGTAGGAATGCCCCTCCCACTCTTTATCCGTAGCTGCCGGATGACGGTAAATATCAGCAAAGACGGCCATCAGGGAATCTATTCTCCTTTGTGCTTCACGGTGAGTGATCTCTCCTTTGGCAGCCAGCACGCGTTGCGCTGTAAGCCAGTCGTACAACTGGTTTAAGCCGGCTCCTACAATACTGGCGCAATGTGTCACTCTCTTATTAATAACAGCCAGCCGGGGTACTACCTGTCCGCCTTCCGAATAGCCATACACCACTACCTGTTGTTTATTCACCGGGATCTTCTTACAGAGATAATTGATCACCCGGGAAGCCGCCTCCGACCGCCAGTACAGGCCGGCGCGCCTGGTATATTCAGCAGAAGGCTTCAGGCGCTCCGCGATGTCTCCAAAATGTACACTATCGGCATCAATATCCACGGTATCGCAGAAGGGCACACCCGGTTTGCTGATAAATACAACATGGAACCTGTCGGCCAGTTGCAATACATCATTATCAAATGAATTGTATACCAGCATTTGCTTCTTCAGGCGTATCAGCGTAGCCAGGGGAAAATGCCCCGAACCGTCCAAGGCCAGCAGTAAAGGTTTAGTGGAATCTATACCGGATGCAGATACATAAAAATTGATCGTGCCTAACTGTTTATCGGGTATGCTGAAAGCCTTCAGACCATAATCAGCAGGTTGGGTAGGCTGGGCAAAACAAATGCCTGCCATCATAAGTAGTGCCAGAAGGATAGAAGTTCTCATGAATAAGGCGGGTTATTTTTTGGGTAATATAGCTACGGTAAGCCGGCTGATGCACACCAGTTTCTCTTTATCATCCTGGATCCTGATATCCCATACATGGGTAGTGGCGCCGATATGGATGGGACTCGCCGTTCCTGTTACAAACCCGGTACGCACACCGCGTACATGATTGGCATTGATCTCCAGCCCTACACAAATAAACTTCGACTGATCAATGACCAATGCAGCAGCAACACTCCCCAAAGTCTCGGCCAGCACACAGGAAGCGCCGCCATGCAGCAGGCCATAAGGCTGGTGCGTACGATGATCAACAGGCATACGCCCTTGCAGAAAATCGGGGCCTATGGCTGTAAATTCAATGCCTATCTGTTCAGCAATGGTATTATTGCATAAAGGCTGAATATCGTGGGGCTGTATGGATTTGTTGAACCAGATCATGCAGGTTTCCGGATTCAGATTTCGTACTTCTTTCTTTGCTCCAGGGTTCTGGCTACTACATCGGGAAGGAACTTCATCACATCGCCGCCGTTCCTTAATACATCCCGTACCAGCGTGGAAGCTACCGAGGTGAATTGTGGCAGGCAGGTAAGAAATATCGTTTCTATATTATTGTCCAGGCTGCGGTTCATATCCGCGATCGCCTTTTCATATTCAAAGTCGTTCACGTAGCGGATACCCCGCACAATAAAATTAGCCCCTACCTTCTGACAGCATTCTACTGTCAGTCCTTCATACAATACAGCGCTTACCTTGGGCATATCTTTATAGATCTCCTCTATCCAACTGATCCGTTGTTCATCCGAAAACATGGGAGTCTTATTGATATTGCGGCCGATACCGATCACCAGCTTGTCAAACAAAGGCAATGCCCGGTTAATAATGTCTAGGTGACCAATAGTGATGGGGTCAAATGTACCGGGAAATAAGGCAATTCGTTGCATAAGTAGATTTTAAGGACCAGGTGGCTCAACGCTCCATATCCGGGGCACAGAACGCAATATACTTAATTCATGCTTCCCCTTCCGCCCGACAGCAGGTACAAAGCGGCCATGCGTACAGCAACGCCATTTTCCACCTGTTGCAGGATAATAGATTGCTTGCTGTCTGCCACATCACTGTCCAGCTCCACGCCGCGGTTAATAGGCCCGGGGTGCATTACCACCACTTCTTTATTAAGGCTGTCCAGCAGACGTTTATTAATACCATAAGCCAGGCTGTATTCACGCAGGGAAGAAAAGAGTACCTGGTTCTGCCGTTCCAGTTGTATGCGCAGCACATTGGCCACATCGCACCATTCCAGCGCCTTCTTCAGGTTATATTCCACCCGTACATCAAAGGCCTCTTTAATATATTTGGGGATCAGTGTGGGCGGACCTGCTACCATTACTTCTGCACCCATCTTTTTAAGCAGGTAAATATTGCTCATCGCCACACGGGAGTGCATAATATCGCCGATAATGGCCACCTTCAGTCCTTCCAGTTTGCCCAGCTTCTCCCGCATGGAAAAAGCGTCGAGCAGGCCTTGTGTAGGATGTTCATTAATACCATCGCCGGCATTGATAATGGCAGCGGGGATATGCCTGGCCAGGAAGTGGGGGGCGCCGCTGGCGCTATGCCGCATCACCACCATATCCACCTTCATGGATAATATATTATTCACGGTGTCCAGCAACGTTTCGCCTTTGGAAACAGAGGAGCCGCTCGCTGTAAAATTGATCGTATCTGCGCTGAGGCGTTTTTCTGCCAGTTCGAAGGAGATTCGGGTACGGGTAGAGTTCTCGTAAAATAAATTAACGATCGTCACATCCCGGAGGGAGGGAACTTTTTTGATGGGCCGCTGCAATACTTCTTTGAATTCCGTAGCGGTATCTAAGATAAGCTGGATGTCTTGCCGGGTAAGATCCCTGATGCCGAGCAGATGTTTAACTGAAAGTTGCATGTCGGGCAGCAAAATTAGGGCAAAATACAATAAGGTACAAAATAAGGTATCGCACAGGATACTAACATCTTATAACAACACAACTTCCTCTTTTCCATCCCTTTCCTTCCAGAATACTTTTACTTTCTGCGAAACAATGGAGTCAATGGATTTGCCCACATAATCGGCCTGTATGGGAAGCTGGCGGCTGAAACGGCGGTCAATTAGGATGCATAACTCTACCTTGGCAGGCCGTCCAAAACCAAGCAGGGCATCCAATGCCGCCCGGATCGTACGCCCGGTGTACAGTACATCATCAATAATCACCACGTTCCTGCCTTCTATGCTGAAGGGGATATCTGTATGGTTGGGGGCATGCAGGGAATTGCGGATATCATCCCGGTAAAAAGTAATGTCCAGTTTACCATACTTCACTACACCGGCAGGTACCAGCTCACGTATCTCCCGTACGATCTGATCAGAAACAAAAATCCCCCGGGGCTGAATACCGATCAACACCGTATTCTCAAGGTTTATGTGATTTTCCAGTATCTGGTGGCCCAGGCGCTTGATGGTAATAGCCAGTTGCTGTTCGTTCAATACCGTTTTCATGTCATAAATATTAATCTCTTCAAAGCCACCCGGATTACGGCAGGACCCTTAAAAAGAAAAATTTCCATAAAAATAAGAAACCACTGCCATTGGCAGTGGTTTTCTCTAAAAGAATATGTATAAGCTTTGGTAGCCTCTTTTTAATTCAACCTGTAAGCCACGCCTATCTGCAGTACCCTGTTGTGCCCAGTACCAGGATGATCCCATATGTCCGTCAGCCCCAGGTTCCAGCGGATACCTGCACTGGCCTGCTTCGTGAACTGGAATCCGG of Paraflavitalea devenefica contains these proteins:
- a CDS encoding WbqC family protein; its protein translation is MKVIVESQYFAPVTLYKTVNRFLNVEFDVCEGYQKMSFRNRCMVMGAGGPVTLSIPLEEGRGQRRLMKEVRIANRYPWQSQHWKTIMSCYNRSPWFEFYRDELAVLFQKPVNFLVDWNLACWDWSVRKLGMEVFTGTTTAYQAEYDLTECLDFRNKLLPKSIMQNFPGPVPYRQVFEERTGFVPHCSILDLLFCEGKNARSILAREPG
- a CDS encoding LEA type 2 family protein codes for the protein MNKKLWWAFFPILFVACAKPTGFDYLGIRNIKVVKFDLKESTISAEVGYYNPNKYPVTMKRAEVDVYVDNNFFGHSLLDSTIHIPRKDTFYLPVQMTVNMSNTAIGLLQTMGGGRQEVTIKLEGKARIGRGGFFINYPIKYEGPQKLGF
- a CDS encoding heavy-metal-associated domain-containing protein; this translates as MKKLFLLAVAITGILTTGFGQVKKAVQTVTIKTPTVQCESCKKRIEDFMKREDGVQKVNVDFKKKVTKVTFITDRTNIENVKTAIANAGYDADDVTADTEAYKKLPKCCQKPEDGGGGDH
- the pyrE gene encoding orotate phosphoribosyltransferase — its product is MSQNEKAVAEKLLQINAIKLNPGQPFTWASGWKSPIYCDNRKVLSFPYIRDFIKSEMCNVVFEKFPDAGLLAGVATAGIAWGAMAADQLKLPYIYVRPKPKEHGMGNQIEGFYTPGQPVVVIEDLISTGKSSLQVVDVLKAAGLNVIGMVSIFTYGFPVAAAAFEKAGVTYHSLTNYPVLIDLAIEKGLVSADQQAVLLKWREDPGNWSGN
- a CDS encoding NUDIX hydrolase, producing MHIKIYFNDKPLFLTDEISADIEPYAHHDDAVLIDEFSTPGVNSMIHEMRQEKIHAGIFLHHNLAELEKTFRRKFTLVQAAGGLVLNDKGEILMMLRRGKWDLPKGKLDPGESLEHCAVREVQEETGLKKVTLQKPLVVTYHTYDESGKHILKESHWYGMKAPGKQELVPQSEEQITQIKWVTAAEVKQYITNTFPSIIDVLKAGGFL
- a CDS encoding alpha/beta hydrolase family protein; amino-acid sequence: MRTSILLALLMMAGICFAQPTQPADYGLKAFSIPDKQLGTINFYVSASGIDSTKPLLLALDGSGHFPLATLIRLKKQMLVYNSFDNDVLQLADRFHVVFISKPGVPFCDTVDIDADSVHFGDIAERLKPSAEYTRRAGLYWRSEAASRVINYLCKKIPVNKQQVVVYGYSEGGQVVPRLAVINKRVTHCASIVGAGLNQLYDWLTAQRVLAAKGEITHREAQRRIDSLMAVFADIYRHPAATDKEWEGHSYLRWGSYCTTVPMDQLTQLTIPVFMAVGSDDKNSPIYGLDYVPLEFLRLGKQNLTYKVYPTDHFFNEVKLVNGKEEVVNHKQEMIDDLLKWLEK
- a CDS encoding hotdog fold thioesterase, giving the protein MIWFNKSIQPHDIQPLCNNTIAEQIGIEFTAIGPDFLQGRMPVDHRTHQPYGLLHGGASCVLAETLGSVAAALVIDQSKFICVGLEINANHVRGVRTGFVTGTASPIHIGATTHVWDIRIQDDKEKLVCISRLTVAILPKK
- the coaD gene encoding pantetheine-phosphate adenylyltransferase, encoding MQRIALFPGTFDPITIGHLDIINRALPLFDKLVIGIGRNINKTPMFSDEQRISWIEEIYKDMPKVSAVLYEGLTVECCQKVGANFIVRGIRYVNDFEYEKAIADMNRSLDNNIETIFLTCLPQFTSVASTLVRDVLRNGGDVMKFLPDVVARTLEQRKKYEI
- a CDS encoding aspartate carbamoyltransferase catalytic subunit — encoded protein: MQLSVKHLLGIRDLTRQDIQLILDTATEFKEVLQRPIKKVPSLRDVTIVNLFYENSTRTRISFELAEKRLSADTINFTASGSSVSKGETLLDTVNNILSMKVDMVVMRHSASGAPHFLARHIPAAIINAGDGINEHPTQGLLDAFSMREKLGKLEGLKVAIIGDIMHSRVAMSNIYLLKKMGAEVMVAGPPTLIPKYIKEAFDVRVEYNLKKALEWCDVANVLRIQLERQNQVLFSSLREYSLAYGINKRLLDSLNKEVVVMHPGPINRGVELDSDVADSKQSIILQQVENGVAVRMAALYLLSGGRGSMN
- the pyrR gene encoding bifunctional pyr operon transcriptional regulator/uracil phosphoribosyltransferase PyrR; protein product: MKTVLNEQQLAITIKRLGHQILENHINLENTVLIGIQPRGIFVSDQIVREIRELVPAGVVKYGKLDITFYRDDIRNSLHAPNHTDIPFSIEGRNVVIIDDVLYTGRTIRAALDALLGFGRPAKVELCILIDRRFSRQLPIQADYVGKSIDSIVSQKVKVFWKERDGKEEVVLL